From the Ammospiza caudacuta isolate bAmmCau1 chromosome 26, bAmmCau1.pri, whole genome shotgun sequence genome, one window contains:
- the LOC131568145 gene encoding LOW QUALITY PROTEIN: thrombopoietin receptor-like (The sequence of the model RefSeq protein was modified relative to this genomic sequence to represent the inferred CDS: inserted 1 base in 1 codon), with product MSSTYCRTTYKDGDIVTWRLVQANTWVVLRGLEPGVRHHIQLCSKPDGTSMDGVWGPWSQALAAETPHSSGDIGLCCRTPYLRHERCEWSWDPAEPHSSHQLLYRPPPSGAGTREDAWQQCEEVSRGAQGTYACTFQPKAGSAISVLVNVTRTHMLPTLSYFKEPFWLHQAAMLTDAPQLVQATVSQGRLSVQWLPPLELPAEQLDYQVRYAMEKSHDWKVLQVPRAARKEVLDLRPGSRYPAQVRAQPSGPWYXGSWSAGTKPVVVDAVADAGKGQGWRGARGRGLRGAQRWWLWERLQFRHSSADAGWLSPSVTVVPLLFSAALLGLCCTFPSLYSNMKPKLRPPVPELHRALGSFLQESSKHGQASHAFEKQPLEETVLPCLLEVLPGPPPEHSGGRLSSTDMANQSYLLMSGWEPRAATTAPTPP from the exons ATGTCGTCCACGTACTGCAGGACTACATACAAGGATGGGGATATTGTTACCTGG aggctggtccaGGCCAACACTTGGGTGGTGCTCCGGGGCCTGGAGCCAGGGGTGAGGCACCAcatccagctgtgcagcaagCCCGACGGTACCTCCATGGACGGTGTCTGGGGGCCCTGGTcacaggctctggctgcagagaccccccactcctccg gagacatcgggctgtgctgcagaaccccTTACCTGCGGCACGAGCGCTGCGAGtggagctgggaccctgcagagccccacagctcccaccagctcctctacCGGCCACCTccgagcggggctggcacaag GGAAGATGCATGGCAACAGTGCGAGGAGGTaagcaggggggcacagggcacctatGCCTGCACTTtccagcccaaggctggcagtgccatctctgTCCTGGTGAATGTCACCAGGACCCACATGCTGCCCACACTCAGCTACTTCAAGGAGCCCTTTTggctgcaccaggctg CAATGCTCACAGATGCCCCACAGCTTGTGCAGGCAACAGTGTCGCAGGGCCGGCTGAGCGTGCAGTGGCTGccgcccctggagctgcctgcagagcagctggactaCCAGGTCCGCTATGCCATGGAGAAAAGCCATGACTGGAAG GTCCTGCAGGTTCCGCGAGCAGCGAGGAAAGAGGTCCTGGACCTGCGGCCAGGCTCCCGCTACCCCGCGCAGGTGCGGGCCCAACCCAGCGGGCCGTGGT CGGGCAGCTGGAGCGCCGGGACCAAACCCGTTGTGGTTGATGCCGTGGCCGATGCgggtaaggggcagggctggag gggggcacggggcagggggctgcgaggggctcagagatggtggctctgggaaaggctACAGTTCCGGCATTCCTCCGCCGATGCAGGCTGGCTCAGCCCCAGTGTTACGGTGGTGccgctgctcttctcagcagcgctcctggggctgtgttgcaccttcccctccctctacaG CAACATGAAGCCGAAACTCCGGCCGCCCGTTCCTGAGCTGCACcgtgctctgggcagcttcctccaggaaagcagcaagcacGGCCAGGCCA GCCATGCCTTCGAAAAGCAGCCGCTGGAGGAGaccgtcctgccctgcctgctggaggtgctgcccggCCCGCCGCCGGAGCACTCTGGGGGCCGCCTGTCCAGCACCGACATGGCCAACCAGTCCTACCTGCTCATGAGCGGCTGGGAGCCGCGGGCAGCCACGACCGCCCCCACCCCGCCATAA